In Selenomonas sp. TAMA-11512, a genomic segment contains:
- a CDS encoding flavodoxin: MAKAAVVFWSGTGNTEAMANAVVEGVKKGGAEVELIRVGDFSADRIADYAGVLFGCPACGTEELDDTEFEPFFAEAEGKLSGVKVGLFGSYGWGGGAFMETWAERTEAAGANMVADSVTCETEPDAAAIAQCEALGEAMAKAIA; encoded by the coding sequence ATGGCAAAGGCAGCAGTTGTATTTTGGAGCGGAACGGGCAACACCGAGGCGATGGCGAACGCGGTCGTTGAGGGTGTGAAGAAGGGCGGCGCGGAGGTCGAGCTGATCCGTGTCGGCGATTTCTCCGCCGATCGGATCGCGGATTACGCGGGCGTGCTCTTCGGATGCCCCGCCTGCGGTACGGAGGAGCTGGACGATACGGAGTTCGAGCCGTTCTTCGCCGAGGCGGAGGGCAAGCTTTCGGGCGTGAAGGTCGGACTTTTCGGCTCGTACGGATGGGGCGGCGGCGCGTTCATGGAGACGTGGGCGGAGCGCACGGAAGCGGCAGGCGCCAATATGGTCGCGGACAGCGTGACTTGTGAGACAGAGCCGGACGCTGCCGCCATCGCACAATGCGAGGCGCTGGGCGAAGCGATGGCAAAGGCGATTGCGTAA
- a CDS encoding creatininase family protein yields the protein MLNELWKMTAHQVKEGNFKKAVLAVGACEAHGQHLAEGCDTIVSYKLGKAIADELGDMLVLPPIPVGYSGHYDSFPFTLTLQYDTVTQVIYDIVESVLRNGIDTIMIINGHDGNIAPIEVASRKIKEKYPHARIAALDQWWVTAGELLPKGTFEVWNGLGHAGEGETSIAYYLFPEWCEPEQATCRVPKNLPDLMGIKWDFSELTNTAQTGDATKGTAEKGEKMFKILLEYCTKTMKQLDAANWNFEAERK from the coding sequence ATGTTAAACGAATTGTGGAAAATGACAGCCCATCAGGTAAAAGAGGGGAATTTTAAAAAGGCCGTGCTTGCTGTCGGTGCCTGTGAAGCACATGGCCAGCATTTGGCTGAAGGGTGCGATACGATCGTTTCCTATAAGCTGGGGAAGGCGATCGCGGACGAGCTCGGCGATATGCTTGTGCTGCCGCCGATCCCGGTCGGATACAGCGGCCATTACGATTCCTTCCCCTTTACGCTGACCCTGCAGTATGATACGGTGACGCAGGTGATTTATGATATTGTCGAGTCGGTGCTCCGCAACGGCATCGATACGATCATGATCATCAACGGGCATGACGGCAATATCGCACCGATTGAGGTAGCCTCACGCAAGATCAAGGAGAAGTATCCCCATGCGCGCATTGCCGCGCTTGACCAGTGGTGGGTCACGGCGGGCGAGCTTCTGCCCAAAGGAACCTTTGAGGTCTGGAACGGACTCGGCCATGCGGGCGAGGGCGAGACCTCAATTGCCTACTATCTCTTCCCCGAGTGGTGTGAGCCGGAGCAGGCAACCTGCCGTGTACCGAAGAATCTGCCGGATCTTATGGGGATTAAGTGGGACTTCTCCGAGCTTACCAACACGGCGCAGACCGGCGATGCAACGAAGGGAACGGCAGAGAAGGGCGAGAAGATGTTCAAAATTCTGCTCGAGTACTGCACAAAGACAATGAAGCAGCTTGACGCCGCAAACTGGAACTTTGAGGCGGAGCGTAAATAA
- a CDS encoding ABC transporter substrate-binding protein: MNRFFQILCVVFLLAMPIAVSGCGGSDQAASDTKKIVHVGGMNAVLSGSFDPAKEWNGWYAVRYGVGETLFRLDEQMKPQPWLAEKAENVEPTVWRITLKDNVTFSNGEKMTAEKVIASLERTAELNERASYLKDAEYTANGNVLTIRTKEPYATLVNDLCDPYAVILDVSGTKDFDNAPIGTGPFILTAFESDKKATMEKNPKYWGGAVKVDGVEYTKIADVATTAMALKSGEIDVALGLTPEAAETVVADDKLTVINTPQTRTYQLYMNLEKLTDPAVRQAIMYGVDKKTIADQYLKGAMTASNSAFLASTPYGDPALKARSFDLEKAKQVLAAAGYADTDGDGIVEKNGKPLTVELGIYKRLMIESIATEMQSQLKKIGINVNIVSHEKATYFKPGDFEIGLYSVVTTPTGDPYAFLRDALSAKGVANFGHYTNPVVEQALADLPNTFDPAKRVELVNRIQQQVIDDAAMDFIGFHTMQVGISKNVTGFLCTPSDYYHVTKDLDKK; encoded by the coding sequence ATGAACAGATTCTTTCAAATTCTATGCGTCGTATTTCTGCTTGCGATGCCGATTGCCGTGAGCGGCTGCGGCGGCTCTGATCAAGCGGCATCCGACACCAAGAAGATCGTCCACGTTGGAGGCATGAACGCGGTGCTGAGCGGCTCGTTCGATCCTGCGAAGGAGTGGAACGGCTGGTATGCCGTGCGCTACGGCGTGGGCGAGACGCTCTTCCGTCTGGACGAGCAAATGAAGCCGCAGCCGTGGCTCGCGGAGAAGGCGGAGAATGTCGAGCCGACCGTATGGCGTATCACACTGAAGGACAACGTCACCTTCTCGAACGGCGAGAAGATGACGGCAGAGAAGGTCATCGCCTCCCTGGAGCGCACGGCGGAGCTGAACGAGCGCGCCTCCTATCTGAAGGATGCGGAATACACAGCGAATGGCAACGTTCTCACGATTCGCACGAAGGAGCCGTATGCGACCCTCGTCAACGATCTCTGCGACCCGTACGCTGTCATTCTCGATGTCTCCGGCACGAAGGACTTTGACAATGCCCCCATTGGCACGGGGCCATTCATCCTGACCGCATTCGAGTCGGACAAGAAAGCGACGATGGAAAAGAACCCGAAGTATTGGGGCGGCGCGGTGAAGGTCGACGGTGTAGAGTACACGAAAATCGCAGACGTAGCCACAACCGCAATGGCGCTTAAATCGGGCGAGATCGACGTGGCGCTCGGACTCACTCCCGAGGCGGCAGAGACCGTTGTCGCAGACGATAAGCTCACAGTCATCAACACGCCGCAGACACGCACCTATCAGCTCTACATGAACCTTGAAAAACTCACCGATCCCGCTGTGCGTCAGGCGATCATGTACGGCGTGGACAAGAAGACCATCGCTGATCAGTACCTCAAGGGCGCGATGACAGCATCGAACAGCGCCTTCCTTGCATCGACTCCATATGGTGATCCTGCACTCAAAGCGCGCTCCTTCGATCTCGAAAAGGCAAAGCAAGTACTTGCTGCAGCGGGCTATGCGGATACGGACGGCGACGGTATTGTTGAGAAAAACGGCAAGCCGTTGACCGTCGAACTGGGCATCTACAAGCGCCTGATGATTGAAAGCATCGCAACGGAGATGCAGTCACAGCTCAAAAAAATCGGTATCAACGTCAACATCGTCTCACATGAGAAAGCCACGTATTTCAAGCCGGGCGATTTTGAAATCGGTCTTTACTCCGTCGTCACCACGCCGACGGGCGACCCGTATGCCTTCCTGCGCGACGCACTGAGTGCAAAGGGCGTTGCGAACTTCGGACACTACACGAATCCCGTGGTCGAGCAGGCACTTGCCGATCTGCCAAACACATTCGATCCGGCAAAGCGCGTCGAGCTTGTCAACCGCATTCAGCAGCAAGTGATCGACGATGCAGCGATGGACTTCATCGGGTTCCACACGATGCAGGTCGGTATCTCGAAGAATGTCACCGGCTTCCTCTGCACCCCGAGTGACTACTATCATGTGACAAAGGATCTGGATAAGAAGTGA
- a CDS encoding MIP/aquaporin family protein → MEHFQQYLGEFVGTAFFMILGLGTIANISLKKSGMYGAGGLMAACGWGLGMVAVAAIFAPLTGAHVNPAVTIGFLIGGDFPLELVPGYFIAQFLGAYVGAVIVWFVWKDHLDEEPEAGAKLGVFATAPSIRNPMRNCLAEATATFSLMFIILSLSHLQPANGVALFFVFAGVAGGVMAFAGLTGYAINPARDLAPRIVHAMFPIRGKGDSDWGYAWVPIVGPMLGGAAAGILYNVLFRWQLWG, encoded by the coding sequence GTGGAACACTTTCAACAGTATCTTGGCGAATTTGTAGGAACCGCCTTTTTCATGATCTTGGGTCTTGGAACGATTGCCAATATTTCCTTGAAAAAATCGGGGATGTATGGTGCCGGCGGCCTAATGGCAGCGTGCGGCTGGGGTCTTGGGATGGTCGCAGTAGCAGCCATCTTTGCTCCGCTCACGGGCGCGCATGTCAATCCGGCGGTGACGATCGGATTCCTGATCGGCGGGGATTTTCCGCTCGAGCTGGTGCCCGGCTACTTCATCGCACAGTTTCTGGGTGCCTATGTAGGGGCAGTCATTGTATGGTTTGTCTGGAAGGATCATCTCGATGAGGAGCCCGAGGCGGGAGCAAAGCTCGGCGTATTCGCGACGGCACCGTCCATCCGGAATCCCATGCGCAACTGCCTCGCTGAGGCGACCGCGACGTTCAGCTTGATGTTCATCATCCTGTCGCTTTCACATTTGCAGCCCGCAAACGGCGTCGCACTGTTTTTTGTCTTTGCCGGCGTGGCAGGCGGCGTCATGGCGTTCGCCGGTCTTACGGGATATGCGATTAATCCGGCGCGTGACCTCGCACCGCGCATTGTGCACGCGATGTTTCCCATCCGCGGAAAGGGCGATTCGGATTGGGGGTACGCGTGGGTTCCCATCGTTGGCCCCATGCTCGGCGGCGCAGCTGCCGGGATTCTCTATAATGTGCTGTTTCGATGGCAGCTTTGGGGATAA
- a CDS encoding ABC transporter ATP-binding protein produces MKELLRIDHLTAGYNGSAVIEDISLRLHAGEVLGIVGESGSGKSTLLKAVAQIRGLSTEIHAGTVAFAGRDITSLSESERRRLYGTELAMVFQYAGASLNPSRRIGTQLAETMRAHTALSSDEIHARAADIFGSMGFSDIDRVLSAYPFELSGGMAQRAAIALAVILRPQLLLADEPTSALDATVQLQVLDELRALKEQTGMAILLITHNIGVVRHIADRVAVMKDGRIVEQSGARELLENPQDDYTKSLLAAVPRMYAAAHIGSCDRRSHALHTEGRTLHRVSLSTLPSRRFPRLQKHRDPHLPASSHGKRGGGSAELIRFENVSMYFDDAAGQTQAVDGISFSLARRELLGIVGESGSGKSTVAKLITGLHTATSGNILFRNRPVTHASGKERRALYTRIQMVFQDAPGSFNPRRTIGAMISETICRLCTPDGRQTEHRVAELLNEVGLPASYAERYPHEMSGGECQRAAIARAMAVHPEILICDEATSALDVSVQAKIISLLLHLQREHGMSLLFISHDLPLVSSIASRVLIMQNGHIVEQGETSRVLENPASEYTKSLLSAVL; encoded by the coding sequence ATGAAAGAACTGCTGAGAATCGACCACCTGACGGCAGGATACAACGGCAGTGCTGTCATCGAGGACATCAGCCTGCGCCTTCATGCGGGCGAGGTGCTCGGCATCGTCGGCGAGAGCGGCAGCGGGAAGTCCACCCTGCTCAAAGCCGTCGCACAGATTCGCGGCCTCTCCACCGAGATTCACGCGGGCACAGTCGCCTTTGCGGGACGGGACATCACCTCGCTTTCAGAATCCGAGCGGCGGCGGTTGTACGGCACAGAGCTCGCGATGGTGTTCCAGTACGCAGGCGCGTCACTGAATCCCTCGCGGCGGATCGGCACGCAGCTCGCCGAAACCATGCGCGCGCACACCGCGCTCTCCTCGGATGAAATTCACGCACGCGCCGCGGATATATTCGGCAGTATGGGCTTTTCCGATATCGACCGCGTACTCTCCGCCTATCCGTTCGAGCTGTCGGGCGGCATGGCGCAGCGCGCCGCCATCGCGCTTGCCGTCATCCTGCGCCCGCAGCTGCTGCTCGCCGATGAGCCGACCTCGGCGCTCGACGCTACGGTGCAGCTGCAGGTGCTCGATGAGCTGCGCGCCCTCAAGGAGCAGACGGGCATGGCGATCCTCCTCATCACGCACAACATCGGGGTCGTGCGGCACATCGCCGACCGTGTCGCCGTCATGAAGGACGGGCGCATCGTCGAGCAGAGCGGCGCCCGGGAGCTGCTGGAAAATCCGCAGGACGACTATACGAAATCCCTGCTCGCCGCGGTCCCGCGGATGTACGCCGCCGCGCATATCGGCAGCTGCGACCGGCGGAGCCACGCGCTGCACACCGAGGGCAGGACATTGCACCGCGTCTCCCTGTCGACCCTCCCCTCCCGCCGCTTCCCCCGTTTACAGAAGCACCGCGATCCGCACCTTCCTGCGTCGAGTCATGGGAAGCGCGGCGGCGGAAGCGCCGAGCTCATCCGCTTTGAAAACGTCTCCATGTACTTTGATGACGCCGCGGGGCAGACACAGGCCGTCGACGGCATTTCCTTTTCCCTCGCGCGCCGCGAACTCCTCGGCATTGTCGGCGAGAGCGGCAGCGGCAAGTCCACCGTCGCAAAGCTCATCACGGGACTGCACACGGCGACGAGCGGGAATATCCTCTTCAGGAACAGACCCGTCACACACGCATCGGGCAAAGAGCGGCGCGCCCTCTATACGCGCATCCAGATGGTGTTTCAGGACGCGCCCGGCTCCTTCAACCCGCGCCGCACAATCGGCGCGATGATCAGCGAGACCATCTGCCGTCTCTGCACCCCCGACGGGCGTCAGACGGAGCATCGCGTCGCCGAGCTCCTCAACGAAGTCGGGCTTCCCGCCTCCTATGCCGAGCGCTATCCGCACGAGATGAGCGGCGGCGAGTGCCAGCGCGCCGCAATTGCTCGCGCCATGGCAGTCCACCCCGAGATCCTCATCTGCGACGAGGCGACATCCGCACTCGACGTTTCCGTGCAGGCGAAGATCATCTCCCTCCTCCTGCACCTGCAGCGCGAGCACGGGATGAGTCTCCTCTTCATCTCGCATGATCTGCCGCTCGTCAGCTCCATCGCTTCGCGCGTCCTCATCATGCAGAACGGTCACATCGTCGAACAGGGCGAGACGAGCCGCGTGCTCGAGAATCCCGCGAGCGAATACACGAAATCGCTCTTGAGCGCCGTCCTCTGA
- a CDS encoding cytosine permease, with protein MDREFSVKETALRNESHDDQEFMSEPVPMSKRHSTKDQLMVWIGFGYVVTGLVVGGQIGGQGGAGLPPLAAFLSVALGMGFLFFLTSFLGIASQKTGYNLSLLCRFSYGERGSTLPLAMMSLMTLGWFASIAGMIGQIWGAWIGNPSGVVVFDPNAHGFHGVAAITLEEFLSTFVWGLIFTYTAVRGMGAIEKVANIFAPFIMIVAIVMGFVYISQAGGLSPFLSKAGMLSGMSMGTAITAVVGSWIAGAIMGTELFRFNKNIRAVWWCAAACFIFTNPILNVVGYIGAVQTGDFNYVMYMLQVSIPVAILGIIVWTSALWTTDNGELYCNALYTGPVLRSYGFDVSRRQVVIVIGVLGSILGSLAFYQLFFADFINVLGIMGPPIASPILADYFVSGRHRKYNAAALPYQPAIRWAGLLSFAVGAAIALYCSYGVTLPGEFPSGVFAMIISFIVYIVIYRILPDAAADEQILKQING; from the coding sequence ATGGATAGAGAATTCTCTGTGAAAGAGACTGCCCTGCGTAATGAATCTCACGACGACCAGGAATTCATGTCAGAACCTGTTCCTATGAGCAAGCGGCATTCTACAAAAGATCAACTCATGGTTTGGATCGGCTTTGGCTACGTTGTGACAGGTCTTGTCGTCGGCGGACAGATCGGAGGACAAGGCGGTGCAGGACTGCCTCCGCTCGCAGCATTTCTTTCCGTTGCGCTTGGGATGGGTTTTCTGTTTTTCCTGACCTCCTTCCTCGGGATCGCCTCACAAAAGACCGGATACAACCTATCCCTGCTCTGCCGCTTCAGCTATGGTGAACGTGGTTCTACCCTGCCGCTCGCCATGATGTCGCTGATGACACTCGGCTGGTTTGCAAGCATCGCGGGCATGATCGGGCAGATTTGGGGCGCATGGATCGGGAATCCGTCCGGCGTGGTCGTTTTTGACCCGAATGCCCACGGCTTCCACGGGGTTGCGGCGATTACACTGGAGGAGTTCCTCTCTACATTCGTCTGGGGTCTCATATTTACTTATACGGCTGTCCGCGGAATGGGCGCGATCGAGAAGGTCGCCAACATCTTCGCACCGTTCATTATGATCGTCGCCATCGTCATGGGGTTCGTCTATATCTCCCAGGCGGGCGGGCTGTCTCCATTCCTCAGCAAGGCGGGCATGCTCAGCGGCATGAGCATGGGTACCGCGATTACGGCGGTCGTCGGAAGCTGGATTGCGGGTGCCATCATGGGAACCGAGCTCTTCCGCTTCAACAAAAACATCCGCGCCGTTTGGTGGTGCGCAGCAGCATGCTTTATCTTCACCAATCCGATTCTGAACGTCGTCGGCTATATTGGCGCCGTTCAGACGGGCGACTTTAACTATGTGATGTATATGCTGCAGGTCAGCATTCCGGTAGCAATTCTTGGCATCATTGTATGGACATCCGCGCTCTGGACAACAGACAATGGCGAGCTCTACTGCAATGCACTCTACACAGGGCCAGTTCTTCGGTCGTACGGGTTCGATGTAAGCCGCAGGCAGGTTGTCATTGTCATCGGCGTCCTCGGATCGATTCTCGGGAGTCTTGCATTCTATCAGCTCTTCTTCGCGGACTTCATCAACGTACTTGGCATCATGGGCCCGCCCATTGCATCTCCGATTCTGGCGGATTACTTCGTATCCGGGCGTCATCGAAAGTACAATGCGGCAGCACTGCCCTATCAGCCCGCCATCCGCTGGGCGGGACTTCTCTCCTTCGCTGTCGGTGCCGCGATTGCTCTCTACTGCTCGTACGGCGTAACGCTGCCCGGTGAGTTCCCGTCCGGTGTCTTTGCGATGATCATCTCCTTCATCGTCTATATTGTCATCTATCGAATTCTGCCCGATGCCGCGGCGGATGAACAAATCCTCAAGCAGATCAACGGATAA
- a CDS encoding ABC transporter permease has protein sequence MSFFLKTSRLFRVLALLTALILIVSLFSAQLAPYDPYATDSQLILKAPSAAHLLGTDNYGRDILSRILAGGRTSIFASIFIILIAGTFGSLIGLLSGYYRGRPDGVLMRITDVFQAFPDIVLAIAVAGVLGGGLFNAVLALILTAWTQYARIARGATIAVKEETYIHAARLSGCSDLCILFGHILPNIAGPLIVTAVLHVSTMMMGLAGLSYLGIGVQIPAAEWGAMISEGQKYLQQSPHVVLAPSAAMVAVMMVFNMFGDQLRDLLDPKTREKRA, from the coding sequence ATGTCTTTCTTTCTTAAAACATCGCGCCTGTTCCGCGTACTCGCGCTGCTCACGGCGCTCATACTCATCGTGAGTCTCTTCTCCGCACAGCTCGCTCCGTACGATCCGTACGCAACCGATTCGCAGCTGATCCTGAAGGCGCCCTCGGCGGCGCACCTCCTCGGCACGGACAACTACGGCAGGGATATCCTCTCGCGCATTCTCGCGGGCGGGAGAACATCCATCTTCGCCTCGATCTTCATCATCCTCATCGCGGGCACCTTCGGCAGCCTGATCGGTCTGCTCTCCGGCTACTATCGCGGGCGGCCGGACGGCGTGCTCATGCGCATAACCGACGTGTTTCAGGCATTTCCCGACATCGTGCTCGCGATTGCTGTCGCTGGTGTACTCGGCGGCGGACTCTTCAACGCCGTACTCGCGCTCATCCTCACCGCATGGACGCAGTACGCACGCATTGCGCGCGGCGCGACAATCGCGGTAAAGGAGGAGACCTATATCCACGCGGCACGTCTCTCGGGCTGCAGCGACCTGTGCATACTCTTCGGACATATCCTGCCGAACATCGCGGGGCCGCTCATCGTCACCGCCGTCCTGCACGTCAGCACGATGATGATGGGCCTTGCAGGGCTCTCCTATCTCGGCATCGGTGTCCAAATCCCCGCAGCCGAATGGGGCGCCATGATCAGCGAGGGGCAGAAGTATCTCCAGCAGTCGCCGCACGTGGTGCTCGCCCCGAGTGCGGCGATGGTCGCCGTCATGATGGTGTTCAACATGTTCGGTGATCAGCTGCGCGATCTGCTTGACCCGAAGACAAGGGAAAAACGCGCATAG
- a CDS encoding FCD domain-containing protein → MVKKLTLEELRKLYQFRDILERASVEFAVRHADDEEIWKLEELANVSIDTEGPEWIREYHRANTAFHIGMAALTQNDYLVDALRKVLNILQRDLIEDMKYIGVEKTLGAHKLIVEAIKARDLETALRISTEQINIIDRKTQIFLTAYASELTYHGQQDARYCINNE, encoded by the coding sequence ATGGTCAAGAAGCTGACACTGGAGGAGCTGCGTAAACTCTATCAGTTTCGTGATATTTTGGAGAGAGCATCCGTTGAATTTGCTGTTCGGCATGCCGACGATGAGGAGATTTGGAAGCTTGAGGAGTTGGCAAACGTTTCGATAGACACAGAAGGTCCCGAGTGGATCCGGGAATATCATCGAGCGAATACGGCATTCCATATCGGGATGGCGGCATTGACTCAGAACGACTATTTAGTGGATGCGCTTCGCAAGGTACTGAACATCCTGCAGCGTGATCTTATCGAGGATATGAAATATATCGGCGTTGAGAAAACGCTTGGCGCGCATAAACTCATCGTGGAAGCAATCAAGGCGCGCGATCTTGAGACGGCGTTGCGCATCTCTACGGAGCAGATCAATATCATCGACCGCAAAACGCAGATCTTCCTGACCGCATATGCATCTGAATTGACATATCATGGTCAGCAGGACGCGCGTTATTGCATAAATAATGAGTAG
- a CDS encoding ABC transporter permease, with protein MTRRMLLARCLQFIPVFFGITLLSFTLIHIAPGDPVGIRLSAGGIAADPQLVARMRAEMGLDQPFLVQYVHWLTAFLQGDMGTSYITDLPVAAAFWKAVPYTLRMAGAAMLLTLVISLPLGIAIAACRNSRMDYFVRLLTFALNATPGFIIGLVLMFVFSYQLGWIPVLGATKPIGMVLPALSLALVMSARYIRQIRAAALDELAKDYVIGLRARGISERVILFCNVLKNIMVIVITLTGISVGSLLGGTVIIETIFNWPGVGSLLLTAITSRDYPVIQAVVVWMALAFFLVNLIADCSYRYFNPKIKDL; from the coding sequence ATGACACGAAGAATGCTTCTTGCGCGATGCCTGCAATTCATCCCCGTCTTTTTCGGCATCACTCTGCTCTCATTTACCCTCATCCACATCGCCCCCGGCGACCCCGTCGGCATCCGCCTCTCCGCGGGCGGCATCGCCGCCGATCCGCAGCTTGTCGCCCGGATGCGCGCGGAGATGGGGCTCGATCAGCCGTTTCTCGTACAGTACGTGCACTGGCTGACCGCCTTTTTGCAGGGCGATATGGGGACCTCCTACATAACGGATCTTCCCGTCGCAGCGGCCTTTTGGAAAGCCGTCCCTTACACCCTGCGCATGGCTGGTGCGGCAATGCTTCTCACGCTCGTCATCTCGCTGCCGCTCGGCATCGCCATTGCCGCCTGCCGCAACAGTCGTATGGACTATTTTGTCCGTCTCCTGACCTTCGCTCTGAACGCGACACCCGGCTTCATTATCGGGCTTGTCCTCATGTTCGTCTTTTCGTATCAGCTCGGCTGGATTCCCGTGCTGGGAGCAACGAAGCCCATCGGCATGGTGCTGCCCGCGCTGTCCCTCGCTCTCGTCATGTCCGCGCGCTACATCCGTCAAATCCGAGCGGCGGCCCTCGACGAGCTGGCGAAGGACTACGTCATCGGTCTGCGCGCACGCGGTATATCGGAGCGCGTCATCCTGTTCTGCAACGTGCTTAAAAACATCATGGTGATCGTCATCACCCTCACGGGCATCTCTGTCGGCTCGCTGCTCGGCGGGACGGTCATCATCGAGACGATTTTTAACTGGCCGGGCGTCGGCAGTCTTCTCTTGACGGCGATCACGAGCCGCGACTATCCCGTCATTCAGGCGGTCGTTGTCTGGATGGCGCTCGCATTCTTCCTCGTGAACCTCATCGCCGACTGCTCTTACCGCTATTTCAATCCGAAAATCAAGGATCTCTAA
- a CDS encoding cyclase family protein, which translates to MFMFLSHPLDPKDLAWPGEPVVKTTQCTDVCEKTPFASFITELPNHCGTHMDAPRHFVKDGLNINQLPIDYFCHEEVAVLDIPKGLAEGVTKEDLEPFADVLGRVSAALIRTGLERYRTEEPTVYQHEGSYIAPSAGDYLTETFPNLRVIGMDFLAVGSPSTKVPESESPVHCHQHLLGYYTGKFCTAIEDMHLSEVPKGKKIKRFFNAPLRIVGLDSSQVVCIAEIED; encoded by the coding sequence ATGTTTATGTTTCTCTCTCATCCGCTCGATCCAAAAGATCTCGCATGGCCGGGCGAGCCTGTCGTGAAGACGACACAGTGCACTGATGTTTGTGAGAAGACGCCGTTTGCAAGCTTCATTACGGAGCTGCCGAATCACTGCGGCACACATATGGATGCGCCGCGTCACTTTGTCAAGGACGGACTAAATATCAATCAGCTGCCGATCGACTACTTTTGTCACGAAGAAGTTGCTGTGCTCGATATTCCGAAGGGGCTGGCAGAAGGCGTCACCAAGGAGGATTTGGAACCGTTTGCCGATGTCCTCGGCCGTGTCTCTGCCGCGCTGATTCGCACCGGTCTCGAGCGGTATCGGACAGAAGAGCCGACGGTGTATCAGCATGAGGGCTCCTATATTGCTCCAAGCGCCGGAGACTATCTGACGGAGACGTTTCCGAATCTGCGCGTAATCGGGATGGACTTCCTAGCGGTCGGCTCCCCGTCGACAAAGGTGCCGGAGAGTGAATCGCCCGTGCACTGCCATCAGCATTTGCTCGGATACTACACCGGAAAGTTCTGCACGGCGATCGAGGACATGCACCTGTCTGAGGTGCCGAAGGGAAAGAAAATCAAGCGCTTCTTCAATGCACCGCTCCGTATTGTAGGACTTGACTCCAGCCAGGTGGTCTGCATTGCAGAAATAGAGGACTGA
- a CDS encoding class II fructose-bisphosphate aldolase — protein MLVNLKEILTPAYAEHYAVGSFNCYSYETFRGVIAAGEETGTPVIAAFGAAYLANMSLETAHAIVASLAKEASVPVCFHLDHCSDMHVIYRAIKAGFGSVMYDGSMLPFAENVANTRTVCQVAHACGVSVEAELGSLAVGADSHEGRAEDVEQYTDPQAAREFVDSTEVDALAVSIGTVHGLYKGNPDIRTDILEEIHRAVDVPLVLHGGSGTPEDDLHACIARGIAKINVNTEISSAVVAQTAELLTSEKPHYSVLSLRQTDYVKTAVKKYIGIFGHS, from the coding sequence ATGTTGGTAAATCTGAAGGAAATTCTCACGCCCGCCTATGCGGAGCACTATGCCGTCGGCTCCTTTAACTGCTACAGCTACGAGACGTTTCGCGGCGTGATTGCTGCGGGGGAGGAGACGGGGACGCCCGTAATTGCGGCGTTCGGCGCGGCGTATCTGGCGAATATGTCGCTTGAGACGGCGCACGCGATTGTGGCGTCGCTTGCAAAAGAGGCGAGCGTGCCTGTCTGCTTCCACCTCGATCACTGCAGCGATATGCATGTGATCTATCGTGCAATCAAGGCGGGCTTCGGCTCGGTCATGTATGACGGCTCGATGCTCCCCTTTGCGGAGAATGTCGCCAATACGCGCACGGTTTGCCAAGTGGCGCATGCGTGCGGCGTCTCGGTGGAGGCGGAGCTGGGCAGTCTCGCCGTAGGCGCGGACTCGCACGAGGGACGCGCGGAGGATGTGGAGCAGTACACCGACCCGCAGGCGGCGCGGGAGTTCGTCGATTCGACGGAGGTGGACGCGCTCGCCGTTTCGATCGGGACGGTGCACGGTCTCTACAAGGGGAATCCCGATATCCGCACAGATATATTGGAAGAGATTCATCGCGCAGTGGATGTTCCGCTCGTCCTGCACGGAGGCTCCGGCACTCCCGAGGACGACCTGCACGCCTGCATCGCACGCGGCATCGCGAAGATCAACGTCAACACCGAGATCTCAAGCGCGGTTGTCGCGCAGACGGCAGAGCTGCTCACGAGCGAGAAGCCGCACTATTCCGTCCTCTCGCTGCGTCAGACGGACTATGTGAAGACGGCGGTCAAGAAGTATATCGGCATCTTTGGGCATTCGTGA
- a CDS encoding NAD(P)-binding domain-containing protein, which translates to MKNVGFIGLGIMGKPMVRSLLKAGFAVTVFDVATDAVQAKVLCIDLV; encoded by the coding sequence ATGAAGAACGTCGGATTTATCGGGCTCGGAATCATGGGTAAGCCCATGGTGCGCAGTCTGCTGAAGGCCGGGTTTGCGGTTACTGTCTTTGACGTGGCGACGGATGCTGTGCAGGCGAAAGTCCTGTGTATTGATCTTGTATAA